From Vitis vinifera cultivar Pinot Noir 40024 chromosome 14, ASM3070453v1, a single genomic window includes:
- the LOC100254380 gene encoding alpha-dioxygenase PIOX isoform X3: MAMIMEALRTLLSAPLLYFIHKDFHGALANMTLIDRFLFLIIHSIDKLGIWYRLPVFLGLVYLLIRRHLHNQYNLFNVGPTPVGVRFNPADYPYRTADGEYNDPFNDDAGSQGTFFGRNILPVDQKDKLKKPDPTVVATKLMARRNFTDTGKQFNMIAASWIQFMIHDWTDHLEDTQQIELTAPREVASQCPLKSFKFYKTKEVPTGFYDIKTGSLNIRTPWWDGSAIYGNNAKKLQKVRTFKDGKLKISEDGFLLHDQDMIPLSGDVRNGWAGLSTLQALFIKEHNAVCDALKKENGHLSDEELYRHARLVTSAVIAKVLTIDWTVELLKTDTLHAAMRGNWSGLLGKKFKDTYGHVGGAILGGLVGLKRPNNHGMPHSLTEEFVSVYRMHQLLPDHLLLRDISASPGPNKSPPLIKKVPMQNLIGHQGEKALSEIGFTEQMVSMGHQACGALELWNYPVWLRDLIPQDVDGRNRPDPVDLPSLEIYRDRERKVASYNQFRRALLLIPISKWEDLTDDTETIRSLRELYGDNVEELDTQVGLMAEKKIKGFAISETAFVIFIINASRRLEADRFFTSNFNEETYTKKGLEWVNTTESLKDVIHRHYPEMTDKWMNSSSAFSVWDSPPNPHNLVPLYLRVPH, from the exons ATGGCTATGATAATGGAAGCCCTCAGGACTCTCTTGAGTGCACCTCTCCTTTATTTCATTCATAAAGACTTTCATGGAGCTTTAGCAAATATGACCCTTATAGATCGTTTTCTCTTCCTT ATCATACACTCCATTGATAAGTTGGGCATATGGTACCGCTTGCCTGTGTTCTTGGGTCTTGTTTATCTGCTAATTCGTCGACACCTTCATAACCAGTACAACTTGTTCAACGTTGGCCCCACTCCGGTTGGTGTTCGGTTTAATCCCGCTGATTATCCTTACAGGACGGCAGATGGGGAATATAACGATCCCTTCAATGACGATGCAGGCAGCCAAGGCACCTTCTTTGGCCGGAACATTCTCCCTGTCGATCAGAAAGATAAG CTAAAGAAGCCAGATCCAACGGTGGTTGCCACAAAACTTATGGCACGGAGAAATTTCACTGACACGGGAAAGCAGTTCAACATGATAGCAGCTTCTTGGATTCAGTTCATGATACATGATTGGACTGATCACCTGGAGGATACCCAGCAG ATTGAGCTGACAGCACCTAGAGAAGTTGCAAGCCAGTGCCCCCTCAAATCTTTCAAGTTCTACAAGACAAAAGAGGTTCCGACCGGCTTTTATGATATCAAAACCGGTTCATTGAACATCCGGACACCGTGGTG GGATGGAAGCGCCATATATGGCAACAACGCCAAAAAATTGCAGAAGGTGAGGACTTTCAAAGATGGGAAGCTCAAGATATCAGAAGACGGTTTTCTTCTTCATGACCAAGATATGATTCCGCTGTCTGGAGACGTCAGAAACGGTTGGGCTGGCCTTTCAACTCTTCAGGCTCTCTTCATCAAAGAGCACAATGCCGTCTGTGATGCCCTCAAG AAGGAAAATGGACATTTGAGCGATGAGGAACTGTACCGTCATGCAAGGCTGGTGACTTCTGCTGTAATTGCAAAAGTTCTTACCATTGATTGGACCGTGGAGCTTCTCAAAACTGATACTTTACATGCTGCAATGCGAGGCAATTG GTCTGGGTTATTGGGAAAGAAATTTAAGGACACGTATGGGCATGTTGGGGGAGCCATCTTGGGAGGACTTGTGGGTCTAAAGAGGCCCAACAATCATGGGATGCCACATTCATTGACCGAAGAGTTCGTCAGTGTTTATAGGATGCACCAGCTCCTTCCAGATCACCTTCTCCTCAGAGACATCTCCGCCTCTCCGGGTCCCAACAAATCTCCACCATTGATCAAAAA GGTTCCTATGCAAAATCTGATTGGTCATCAAGGAGAAAAGGCCTTATCAGAAATTGGATTTACAGAGCAAATGGTTTCAATGGGTCACCAAGCATGTGGGGCACTCGAGCTTTGGAACTATCCAGTGTGGCTCCGGGACCTCATTCCACAAGACGTGGATGGCAGAAATAGGCCTGACCCCGTCGACCTTCCTTCTCTTGAAA TTTACAGGGACAGGGAGAGGAAAGTCGCAAGTTACAATCAGTTCCGAAGGGCTCTACTATTAATCCCCATCTCCAAATGGGAAGATCTGACAGATGATACTGAAACCATTCGATCTCTTCGTGAACTGTATGGTGATAATGTCGAAGAACTCGACACTCAAGTGGGTCTCATGGCCGAGAAGAAGATCAAGGGTTTTGCCATCAGTGAAACAGCCTTTGTCATATTCATCATCAATGCCTCAAG GAGACTAGAGGCGGATAGGTTCTTCACGAGCAATTTCAACGAGGAGACATACACAAAGAAGGGACTTGAGTGGGTGAACACCACAGAGAGTCTGAAAGATGTGATCCACAGGCACTACCCAGAAATGACAGACAAGTGGATGAACTCGAGCAGTGCATTCTCAGTATGGGACTCTCCTCCAAATCCTCACAATCTTGTCCCGCTGTATCTTCGGGTTCCCCACTGA
- the LOC100254380 gene encoding alpha-dioxygenase PIOX isoform X1, whose protein sequence is MFKRMASLVSLLTAPLHHFIHEDFHEVVARMTLIDRFLFLIIHSIDKLGIWYRLPVFLGLVYLLIRRHLHNQYNLFNVGPTPVGVRFNPADYPYRTADGEYNDPFNDDAGSQGTFFGRNILPVDQKDKLKKPDPTVVATKLMARRNFTDTGKQFNMIAASWIQFMIHDWTDHLEDTQQIELTAPREVASQCPLKSFKFYKTKEVPTGFYDIKTGSLNIRTPWWDGSAIYGNNAKKLQKVRTFKDGKLKISEDGFLLHDQDMIPLSGDVRNGWAGLSTLQALFIKEHNAVCDALKKENGHLSDEELYRHARLVTSAVIAKVLTIDWTVELLKTDTLHAAMRGNWSGLLGKKFKDTYGHVGGAILGGLVGLKRPNNHGMPHSLTEEFVSVYRMHQLLPDHLLLRDISASPGPNKSPPLIKKVPMQNLIGHQGEKALSEIGFTEQMVSMGHQACGALELWNYPVWLRDLIPQDVDGRNRPDPVDLPSLEIYRDRERKVASYNQFRRALLLIPISKWEDLTDDTETIRSLRELYGDNVEELDTQVGLMAEKKIKGFAISETAFVIFIINASRRLEADRFFTSNFNEETYTKKGLEWVNTTESLKDVIHRHYPEMTDKWMNSSSAFSVWDSPPNPHNLVPLYLRVPH, encoded by the exons ATCATACACTCCATTGATAAGTTGGGCATATGGTACCGCTTGCCTGTGTTCTTGGGTCTTGTTTATCTGCTAATTCGTCGACACCTTCATAACCAGTACAACTTGTTCAACGTTGGCCCCACTCCGGTTGGTGTTCGGTTTAATCCCGCTGATTATCCTTACAGGACGGCAGATGGGGAATATAACGATCCCTTCAATGACGATGCAGGCAGCCAAGGCACCTTCTTTGGCCGGAACATTCTCCCTGTCGATCAGAAAGATAAG CTAAAGAAGCCAGATCCAACGGTGGTTGCCACAAAACTTATGGCACGGAGAAATTTCACTGACACGGGAAAGCAGTTCAACATGATAGCAGCTTCTTGGATTCAGTTCATGATACATGATTGGACTGATCACCTGGAGGATACCCAGCAG ATTGAGCTGACAGCACCTAGAGAAGTTGCAAGCCAGTGCCCCCTCAAATCTTTCAAGTTCTACAAGACAAAAGAGGTTCCGACCGGCTTTTATGATATCAAAACCGGTTCATTGAACATCCGGACACCGTGGTG GGATGGAAGCGCCATATATGGCAACAACGCCAAAAAATTGCAGAAGGTGAGGACTTTCAAAGATGGGAAGCTCAAGATATCAGAAGACGGTTTTCTTCTTCATGACCAAGATATGATTCCGCTGTCTGGAGACGTCAGAAACGGTTGGGCTGGCCTTTCAACTCTTCAGGCTCTCTTCATCAAAGAGCACAATGCCGTCTGTGATGCCCTCAAG AAGGAAAATGGACATTTGAGCGATGAGGAACTGTACCGTCATGCAAGGCTGGTGACTTCTGCTGTAATTGCAAAAGTTCTTACCATTGATTGGACCGTGGAGCTTCTCAAAACTGATACTTTACATGCTGCAATGCGAGGCAATTG GTCTGGGTTATTGGGAAAGAAATTTAAGGACACGTATGGGCATGTTGGGGGAGCCATCTTGGGAGGACTTGTGGGTCTAAAGAGGCCCAACAATCATGGGATGCCACATTCATTGACCGAAGAGTTCGTCAGTGTTTATAGGATGCACCAGCTCCTTCCAGATCACCTTCTCCTCAGAGACATCTCCGCCTCTCCGGGTCCCAACAAATCTCCACCATTGATCAAAAA GGTTCCTATGCAAAATCTGATTGGTCATCAAGGAGAAAAGGCCTTATCAGAAATTGGATTTACAGAGCAAATGGTTTCAATGGGTCACCAAGCATGTGGGGCACTCGAGCTTTGGAACTATCCAGTGTGGCTCCGGGACCTCATTCCACAAGACGTGGATGGCAGAAATAGGCCTGACCCCGTCGACCTTCCTTCTCTTGAAA TTTACAGGGACAGGGAGAGGAAAGTCGCAAGTTACAATCAGTTCCGAAGGGCTCTACTATTAATCCCCATCTCCAAATGGGAAGATCTGACAGATGATACTGAAACCATTCGATCTCTTCGTGAACTGTATGGTGATAATGTCGAAGAACTCGACACTCAAGTGGGTCTCATGGCCGAGAAGAAGATCAAGGGTTTTGCCATCAGTGAAACAGCCTTTGTCATATTCATCATCAATGCCTCAAG GAGACTAGAGGCGGATAGGTTCTTCACGAGCAATTTCAACGAGGAGACATACACAAAGAAGGGACTTGAGTGGGTGAACACCACAGAGAGTCTGAAAGATGTGATCCACAGGCACTACCCAGAAATGACAGACAAGTGGATGAACTCGAGCAGTGCATTCTCAGTATGGGACTCTCCTCCAAATCCTCACAATCTTGTCCCGCTGTATCTTCGGGTTCCCCACTGA
- the LOC100249281 gene encoding uncharacterized protein LOC100249281: MSQGYAIELYFDPALENQVLKAWNVLARRQISTQLIEIESRPHITLFSSPLIEPARLENIIKSFAGKQEPLPLSFSSIGSLPNDKNVLFLAPTPTLSLLQFHSQLCDALKKEGIEIGEEYRPDSWIPHCPVAQEVPKIRMGEAFSVLRDLKLPVTGYAMDIGLVEFSPVRELFSFVLSNTLEA, encoded by the coding sequence ATGTCACAAGGCTATGCAATAGAGCTTTACTTCGACCCAGCGCTGGAAAACCAAGTGTTGAAGGCTTGGAACGTGCTGGCTCGCCGCCAAATCAGTACCCAACTCATTGAGATTGAATCACGCCCTCATATCACCCTATTCTCCAGCCCCCTTATCGAGCCCGCAAGGCTCGAAAACATCATCAAATCTTTCGCCGGAAAGCAAGAGCCTTTGCCCTTATCCTTCTCCTCAATTGGAAGCCTTCCCAATGACAAGAACGTCCTCTTCCTTGCCCCTACTCCGACCTTATCACTCCTTCAATTCCATTCCCAATTGTGCGATGCTTTGAAGAAAGAGGGCATCGAAATTGGGGAGGAGTATCGCCCTGACTCGTGGATTCCTCATTGCCCAGTTGCTCAGGAAGTCCCCAAGATTCGAATGGGGGAGGCGTTCAGTGTATTGCGGGATTTGAAGTTGCCGGTTACTGGGTATGCAATGGACATCGGGTTGGTGGAGTTTTCGCCGGTTCGAGAACTCTTCTCCTTTGTGCTCAGTAACACACTAGAAGCGTGA